The proteins below are encoded in one region of Ostrea edulis chromosome 3, xbOstEdul1.1, whole genome shotgun sequence:
- the LOC125674217 gene encoding uncharacterized protein LOC125674217 yields MGTRIHDPLFHYETHFPERLSRLHLTPDLGPQSPQRRNRRTRSSRQDVRYKTQPVTFDEIQEVDEENIHDENASDEIKSMQAFSRSMDGLLPKVGTKTEKKATTNAESRLQEDTENGQNKENVQRSVGDKQTNSNNAGLPPTGLSRDPRRQRMTAKAKRRQMMAEAREGE; encoded by the coding sequence ATGGGAACAAGAATTCACGATCCTTTGTTTCACTACGAGACTCATTTTCCCGAGCGACTTTCCCGTCTGCATTTGACCCCTGACCTTGGACCGCAGTCTCCCCAAAGGCGAAATCGTCGAACAAGGTCGTCACGTCAGGATGTTCGGTATAAGACTCAGCCGGTAACCTTCGATGAGATTCAGGAAGTGGACGAGGAAAATATTCACGACGAAAACGCTTCCGATGAAATCAAGTCCATGCAGGCGTTCTCCAGATCCATGGATGGACTGCTACCGAAGGTTGGGACAAAAACTGAAAAGAAGGCGACCACAAATGCCGAATCACGATTACAGGAAGATACAGAAAACggacaaaacaaagaaaatgtcCAAAGGTCTGTTGGTGACAAACAAACGAACTCGAACAATGCTGGCTTGCCGCCAACTGGGTTGTCACGTGACCCTAGACGCCAAAGGATGACGGCAAAAGCGAAACGTCGACAGATGATGGCAGAAGCAAGGGAGGGAGAATAA